A part of Vibrio sp. B1FLJ16 genomic DNA contains:
- the rodZ gene encoding cytoskeleton protein RodZ, producing the protein MTDHENTNEVPLSIAAGTLLKNKRESQGMTQKQVADRLRLRVSVIEDIENNRFDSKQVTTFTRGYLRSYAKVVGLDEKIVLSALEQTADIKPKAEDVEMQSFSRKTKHEKHNSRIMLLTWIIAIVITGISAAWWWQNQQENSLSQVVTDTDIEAPSPSAEELVEIDNMSTDDLIAGKSEESMTAAQTPEVDESLDTSPETDALPELGDEIAASETLEEAEEPVAVIEEAPVVEEPAVVVPKGMTLLTMKFQSDCWIQVKDANGRTLVTGTRKPGQDVELTGKAPFNVILGAPEGVTMTFASEPVDLSGYTSGKVARFTLPL; encoded by the coding sequence ATGACAGACCACGAAAATACCAACGAAGTACCGCTGTCTATTGCAGCGGGTACCTTGTTAAAGAATAAACGCGAATCTCAAGGCATGACTCAGAAGCAAGTAGCTGATCGTCTGAGACTTCGCGTTTCTGTTATTGAAGACATAGAAAACAACCGATTCGATTCTAAGCAAGTGACGACGTTTACCCGTGGTTATTTGCGTTCTTACGCAAAAGTTGTCGGACTTGACGAAAAAATAGTGCTATCCGCACTAGAGCAAACAGCTGACATAAAGCCTAAAGCTGAAGATGTCGAAATGCAGAGCTTTTCTCGCAAAACAAAACATGAAAAGCATAATAGCCGCATTATGCTGCTGACCTGGATTATCGCGATAGTTATTACCGGTATTTCCGCAGCTTGGTGGTGGCAGAATCAACAGGAAAATAGTCTTTCCCAAGTTGTGACAGACACGGATATAGAAGCGCCTAGCCCTAGTGCAGAAGAGTTGGTCGAAATCGATAACATGAGTACAGATGATCTGATCGCAGGTAAATCAGAAGAGAGTATGACTGCAGCTCAAACCCCGGAAGTAGATGAGAGCTTGGATACTTCACCGGAAACTGACGCTTTACCAGAGCTTGGTGATGAGATTGCTGCCAGTGAGACCTTGGAAGAAGCTGAAGAACCTGTCGCTGTTATTGAAGAGGCTCCGGTTGTGGAAGAGCCGGCAGTTGTCGTACCAAAAGGCATGACTCTGCTAACAATGAAGTTTCAATCAGATTGTTGGATTCAGGTTAAAGACGCCAACGGCAGAACACTAGTAACTGGCACTCGTAAGCCAGGGCAGGATGTCGAACTTACCGGAAAAGCACCATTTAATGTGATATTGGGCGCTCCGGAAGGGGTGACAATGACATTTGCGAGTGAACCTGTTGACCTTTCTGGGTATACTTCAGGCAAAGTCGCTAGATTCACTTTACCGTTATAA
- the ispG gene encoding flavodoxin-dependent (E)-4-hydroxy-3-methylbut-2-enyl-diphosphate synthase, producing the protein MQHESPIIRRKSTRIYVGDVPIGDGAPIAVQSMTNTRTTDVEATVAQIRALEKVGADIVRVSVPTMDAAEAFKQIKQQVSVPLVADIHFDYRIALKVAEYGVDCLRINPGNIGNEERIRSVVDCARDKNIPIRIGVNGGSLEKDLQMKYGEPTPEALVESAMRHVDHLDRLNFDQFKVSVKASDVFLAVDSYRLLAKKIDQPLHLGITEAGGARAGAVKSSVGLGMLLAEGIGDTLRISLAADPVEEIKVGFDILKSLRIRSRGINFIACPSCSRQEFDVIGTVNALEERLEDIITPMDVSIIGCVVNGPGEAEVSHLGLAGSNKKSAFYEDGKRQKERFDNNDLVDQLEAKIRAKASMMDNENRIEVKVQD; encoded by the coding sequence ATGCAACACGAATCTCCTATTATTCGTCGTAAATCGACGCGTATTTATGTGGGTGATGTACCAATTGGTGATGGTGCGCCAATTGCTGTACAGTCAATGACCAACACTCGCACGACTGACGTGGAAGCGACAGTCGCACAAATCCGGGCACTAGAAAAAGTTGGTGCAGACATCGTACGTGTTTCTGTACCTACGATGGATGCTGCTGAAGCGTTTAAACAGATCAAACAGCAAGTGTCAGTTCCTTTGGTTGCGGATATTCACTTTGATTACCGCATTGCACTAAAAGTGGCTGAGTATGGTGTTGATTGTTTACGCATTAACCCAGGAAATATCGGTAACGAAGAGCGTATTCGCTCGGTTGTTGATTGCGCCCGTGATAAAAACATACCGATCCGTATTGGCGTCAATGGCGGTTCTTTAGAAAAAGATCTGCAGATGAAATATGGTGAGCCGACTCCGGAAGCTTTAGTTGAATCGGCAATGCGTCACGTGGATCACCTTGACCGCCTTAACTTTGACCAGTTCAAAGTGAGCGTTAAAGCATCAGATGTTTTTCTTGCGGTAGATTCATACAGGCTTCTAGCTAAGAAAATCGACCAGCCTCTGCATTTAGGAATTACAGAAGCCGGCGGGGCGCGTGCTGGAGCAGTCAAATCTTCAGTTGGCTTAGGTATGCTTCTGGCCGAAGGGATTGGCGACACCTTGCGTATTTCTCTTGCTGCGGACCCTGTAGAAGAGATCAAGGTAGGTTTCGATATTCTGAAGTCTCTGCGTATTCGTTCACGCGGTATTAACTTCATTGCGTGTCCGAGTTGTTCACGTCAGGAATTCGATGTAATCGGTACTGTAAACGCACTTGAAGAGCGCTTAGAAGACATCATTACTCCGATGGATGTGTCGATTATCGGCTGTGTGGTAAACGGTCCTGGTGAAGCAGAGGTTTCTCATCTAGGTCTGGCAGGCAGTAATAAGAAGAGTGCTTTTTATGAAGATGGTAAACGCCAGAAAGAGCGCTTTGATAACAATGATCTTGTAGATCAGCTAGAAGCTAAAATCCGTGCGAAAGCGTCCATGATGGACAATGAAAATCGTATCGAAGTAAAAGTACAAGATTAA
- the hisS gene encoding histidine--tRNA ligase, translating to MAKTIQAIRGMNDCLPTQSPLWQKLENAVKNVISAYGYNEMRMPIVEMTHLFSRAVGEETDVVSKEMYTFEDRNGDSLTLRPEGTAGCVRAGIENGLLYNQEQRVWYMGPMFRHERPQKGRYRQFHQCGVEVFGLNGPDVDAELIMMTARLWRELSIDKHVRLELNSIGSPEARANYNEALVAFLEQHIDVLDDDCKRRMHTNPLRVLDSKNPDVQNILGDAPRLSDYLDDDSKQHFAGLCELLDAAGIEYTVNERLVRGLDYYNRTVFEWITESLGSQGTVCGGGRYDGLVEQLGGKATPAVGFAMGLERLVLMLETLELTEVRRSVDVYVVTAGEGTMMAGMKLAEQLREEVPGVRVMNHFGGGNFKKQFKRADKVGAVVALVLGENEVADNTVVLKDLAGGEQETYNQAEVAEKIAALI from the coding sequence GTGGCAAAAACAATTCAAGCAATTCGAGGCATGAACGACTGCCTCCCAACTCAATCGCCACTGTGGCAGAAACTAGAAAACGCAGTGAAAAATGTAATTAGCGCATACGGTTACAACGAAATGCGTATGCCAATCGTTGAGATGACCCATCTGTTCAGCCGAGCTGTTGGTGAAGAGACAGACGTGGTTTCGAAAGAGATGTACACGTTCGAAGATCGCAATGGCGATAGCCTGACGCTTCGTCCTGAAGGGACTGCTGGCTGTGTACGTGCCGGTATCGAAAATGGTTTGTTGTACAACCAGGAACAGCGTGTCTGGTACATGGGCCCGATGTTCCGTCACGAGCGTCCTCAGAAAGGCCGTTACCGTCAGTTCCACCAGTGTGGCGTGGAAGTATTTGGCCTGAATGGTCCTGACGTAGATGCTGAACTTATTATGATGACCGCTCGTCTGTGGCGTGAACTTAGCATCGATAAGCATGTTCGTCTTGAGTTGAACTCAATTGGTTCGCCTGAAGCTCGTGCAAACTATAATGAAGCTTTAGTGGCGTTTCTGGAACAACATATCGATGTACTGGATGACGATTGCAAACGTCGTATGCACACTAACCCTCTGCGAGTACTGGACAGTAAAAACCCAGATGTTCAGAATATTTTAGGTGATGCACCTCGCCTTTCTGATTACTTAGATGATGATTCTAAGCAACATTTTGCAGGTCTTTGTGAACTTCTTGATGCTGCGGGTATCGAATACACTGTTAATGAACGCCTTGTTCGTGGTCTGGACTACTACAACCGTACTGTTTTCGAGTGGATCACTGAAAGCTTAGGTTCTCAGGGTACGGTATGTGGTGGTGGTCGCTACGATGGTCTGGTCGAGCAGCTTGGCGGTAAAGCGACGCCTGCGGTTGGTTTTGCGATGGGTCTAGAGCGTCTGGTATTGATGCTTGAAACTTTGGAGCTGACAGAAGTACGCCGCTCTGTAGATGTTTACGTAGTCACGGCCGGCGAAGGCACCATGATGGCCGGAATGAAACTTGCTGAGCAGCTTCGTGAAGAAGTACCAGGCGTTCGTGTGATGAATCACTTTGGTGGCGGTAACTTCAAGAAACAGTTTAAACGCGCAGATAAAGTCGGTGCTGTTGTAGCATTGGTTCTGGGTGAGAACGAGGTTGCGGATAACACCGTTGTACTGAAAGACTTGGCTGGTGGTGAGCAAGAGACTTACAACCAGGCAGAAGTTGCTGAAAAGATCGCAGCGCTTATCTAA
- a CDS encoding YfgM family protein, translating to MELYDTEEQQVEAIKDWWKENGKAVIIGAVVGLGGLFGWRYYQDSVIQASEAASQNYTTAITALQENGVDAQTEVQAFIDSSQVKEYSVLAALQLAKAQVEAEDLTAALEQLKWAQTSTKDAALSPLISYRIARIEAELGNFDAATSELSKVTDAAWNGRIAELRGDIALRQGDKDSAYAAYTEAHQAADASPTLQMKLDDLAK from the coding sequence GTGGAACTTTACGATACTGAAGAACAACAAGTTGAAGCCATTAAAGACTGGTGGAAAGAGAACGGTAAAGCCGTGATCATTGGTGCAGTTGTTGGTTTAGGTGGTTTATTTGGTTGGCGTTACTACCAGGATTCGGTAATTCAGGCGAGTGAAGCGGCTTCGCAAAACTACACGACAGCCATTACTGCTCTGCAGGAAAACGGTGTCGACGCTCAAACTGAAGTTCAGGCCTTTATCGACTCAAGCCAAGTTAAAGAATATTCAGTATTGGCAGCCCTGCAATTAGCCAAAGCGCAAGTTGAAGCAGAAGACCTGACAGCAGCGCTTGAGCAACTTAAATGGGCTCAAACCAGCACTAAAGATGCCGCATTGTCTCCACTAATCAGTTACCGTATTGCTCGTATTGAAGCTGAGTTGGGTAATTTCGATGCTGCAACCTCAGAACTAAGTAAAGTTACCGATGCAGCATGGAATGGCCGTATCGCAGAACTTCGCGGTGATATTGCACTTCGTCAGGGTGACAAGGATTCGGCTTATGCTGCCTACACTGAAGCGCATCAAGCAGCAGATGCAAGCCCGACACTACAAATGAAATTGGACGATCTGGCGAAATAA
- the bamB gene encoding outer membrane protein assembly factor BamB translates to MKRVFKKALLGVLTVGILAGCASEEDTIVMAPLPQVDSEFTTKTEWSTSVGDGVGHYFSKLSPVYANDMLFVASRDGIVKALDPENGKAQWQVDLEESVVARLSGGITAAYGSLYIGSDNGDVISLSQETGEVNWRVKVGGEVLAKPVADSGLIIINTSRGVLVALNESTGEQRWALSTEVPNLTLRGDSTPVAIGGGVFWGTANGRLAAAIVERGQLIWQQPVGTPKGATEIDRLVDVDASPIVLGGTLFTVGFNGQLIAVDLRSANPIWKRNYSSANDMATDGSRLFVITEKDHVVAVDARSGTELWSNNLLEHRQLTAPVVVGNYVVVGDTLGYLHWIDRSTGDFVAQQYVDDSGFAVGPTLLSDGYVLTTRNGDVKKLTINE, encoded by the coding sequence ATGAAAAGAGTCTTTAAGAAAGCCTTGCTTGGTGTGTTAACTGTGGGAATTCTTGCTGGCTGTGCAAGCGAAGAAGATACCATTGTTATGGCGCCGCTACCTCAGGTCGATAGTGAGTTCACTACGAAAACCGAGTGGAGCACATCAGTTGGTGATGGTGTAGGCCATTACTTCTCTAAGCTGTCGCCTGTATACGCTAATGATATGTTATTTGTTGCTAGCCGTGATGGGATTGTAAAAGCTCTTGATCCAGAGAATGGCAAAGCGCAATGGCAAGTTGATCTCGAAGAGAGTGTTGTTGCCCGACTTTCAGGTGGTATCACGGCCGCTTACGGAAGCCTGTACATTGGTTCTGACAACGGCGATGTTATTTCTCTGTCCCAGGAGACAGGTGAAGTGAACTGGCGTGTCAAGGTTGGTGGTGAAGTTCTGGCTAAGCCAGTTGCTGACTCTGGCCTGATCATTATCAATACCAGCCGGGGGGTGCTAGTCGCTCTTAACGAAAGCACAGGTGAACAACGCTGGGCGCTAAGCACTGAAGTACCTAACCTGACTTTACGTGGTGACAGTACACCAGTTGCAATTGGTGGTGGTGTCTTCTGGGGGACGGCGAATGGCCGACTTGCAGCCGCAATTGTCGAGCGTGGACAGCTTATCTGGCAACAGCCAGTAGGTACGCCAAAAGGTGCTACTGAGATTGACCGTCTGGTTGATGTCGATGCATCTCCGATTGTGCTTGGCGGGACTCTCTTTACCGTTGGTTTTAATGGTCAGCTGATTGCCGTTGATCTTCGTTCTGCTAACCCGATCTGGAAGCGTAACTATTCATCGGCGAATGATATGGCAACGGATGGCAGTCGTTTGTTCGTGATCACTGAAAAAGATCACGTGGTGGCCGTTGACGCTCGCAGTGGTACCGAGTTGTGGTCAAACAACTTGTTAGAGCATCGCCAGCTTACCGCACCTGTAGTTGTGGGTAACTACGTTGTGGTTGGTGATACTCTTGGCTACTTGCATTGGATAGATCGTTCAACCGGTGATTTTGTCGCCCAGCAATATGTTGATGACAGTGGTTTTGCTGTTGGCCCGACACTATTGTCTGATGGTTATGTCCTTACAACACGTAACGGCGATGTAAAGAAACTAACCATTAACGAATAA
- the der gene encoding ribosome biogenesis GTPase Der, which produces MVPVVALVGRPNVGKSTLFNRLTRTRDALVADFPGLTRDRKYGQARLGEEHEFIVIDTGGIDGTEEGVETKMAQQSLAAIDEADVVLFLVDGRAGLTSADEAIAAHLRKIEKPAMLVVNKIDGIDADAACADFWQLGVDDMYQIAAAHGRGVTALLERALAPFFDDLLASESEEGEIEDLTEFEDAEIADDEYTEEEAEQEFQRLQDQPIKLAIIGRPNVGKSTLTNRILGEERVVVYDMPGTTRDSIYIPMERDGREYVLIDTAGVRRRGRINETVEKFSVVKTLKAVEDANVVLLVIDARENISDQDLSLLGFALNAGRSIVLAVNKWDGLDNDVKESVKKELDRRLGFVDFARIHFISALHGTGVGHLFESIQEAYKSATTRVGTSVLTRIMKMAVDDHQPPMVRGRRIKLKYAHAGGYNPPIVVIHGNMVRDLPDSYKRYLMNYFRKSLEIMGTPIRINFQNSDNPYENRTNKLTLSQERKRKRMMSAVKNRNK; this is translated from the coding sequence ATGGTACCTGTTGTGGCCCTTGTTGGGCGTCCGAACGTAGGTAAATCTACACTATTTAACCGATTAACCCGTACTCGTGACGCGTTGGTTGCGGACTTTCCTGGCCTGACGCGAGACCGTAAATATGGCCAGGCTCGACTTGGCGAAGAGCACGAGTTTATTGTGATTGATACCGGTGGTATTGATGGCACAGAAGAAGGTGTGGAAACAAAAATGGCGCAGCAGTCGCTGGCAGCCATTGATGAAGCAGACGTAGTGCTGTTTCTTGTTGACGGTCGTGCTGGCCTTACGTCTGCTGACGAAGCCATTGCCGCGCATCTGCGTAAAATTGAAAAGCCAGCAATGCTGGTAGTTAACAAAATTGATGGTATCGATGCTGATGCTGCTTGTGCCGACTTTTGGCAGTTAGGTGTCGACGACATGTACCAGATTGCTGCTGCTCATGGCCGTGGCGTAACTGCGCTTCTAGAGCGTGCTCTGGCTCCGTTCTTTGACGATTTGCTTGCCAGCGAATCTGAAGAAGGTGAGATCGAAGATCTGACAGAATTTGAAGATGCTGAGATTGCGGATGATGAGTACACCGAAGAAGAAGCGGAGCAAGAGTTCCAGCGTTTGCAAGATCAGCCAATCAAGCTTGCAATCATCGGTCGTCCGAACGTAGGTAAATCTACGCTGACCAACCGTATTCTGGGTGAAGAGCGTGTTGTTGTGTACGATATGCCTGGTACCACCCGTGACTCTATCTACATTCCTATGGAACGTGATGGTCGTGAATATGTACTTATCGATACGGCTGGTGTCCGTCGTCGTGGTCGTATTAACGAAACGGTTGAAAAGTTCTCGGTTGTTAAAACGTTAAAAGCAGTCGAAGATGCTAACGTGGTTTTGCTGGTGATTGACGCTCGTGAAAACATTTCAGACCAGGATCTTAGCCTGCTTGGCTTTGCTCTGAACGCTGGCCGTTCTATCGTCCTTGCCGTGAACAAGTGGGATGGTCTGGATAACGACGTGAAAGAGAGCGTGAAAAAAGAGCTGGACCGCCGTCTGGGCTTTGTCGATTTTGCCCGTATTCATTTTATCTCTGCATTGCACGGCACTGGTGTTGGCCACTTGTTTGAGTCGATTCAGGAAGCGTATAAGTCTGCTACGACTCGTGTCGGTACTTCAGTGCTGACCCGTATCATGAAAATGGCAGTTGATGATCACCAACCACCTATGGTTCGTGGTCGTCGTATTAAGCTGAAATACGCACACGCAGGTGGTTACAATCCACCAATTGTGGTGATTCACGGTAATATGGTTCGCGATTTGCCAGATTCGTACAAGCGCTATCTGATGAACTACTTCCGTAAGTCTCTGGAAATCATGGGTACTCCAATCCGTATTAACTTCCAGAACAGTGACAACCCATACGAGAACCGCACTAACAAACTTACGCTTTCTCAGGAACGTAAACGCAAACGTATGATGTCTGCGGTAAAAAACCGTAATAAATAA
- a CDS encoding alanyl-tRNA editing protein, translated as MTITATKIRFCHQTWQLESPVQFVQHNDEVTYVVTEATPFHPVSHIWPDHPADKGVIQVNGETVEVIDCQVGAVEQATNILYVGTTIPVKRDTEGWAFVVVHVLPRTESLKSGTTVTLQVDKTYQLALSRGHSAGHLAYLALNKVLAEAYWRKDADRKDPHGNYDFNSYAQESSFVTPDKCLDTYRLGKTLRKRGLNSADMLSDLVEIEHKVNAQLEEWLLRDEAIIIECQGESLTDSRYWKCDLGEGDIAVIPCGGTHANRLGEFESILVSFIEQGPQIIEMHTEVKPNTGS; from the coding sequence ATGACTATAACTGCGACTAAAATCCGCTTCTGTCATCAGACATGGCAATTAGAATCTCCTGTACAATTTGTTCAACATAACGACGAAGTGACTTATGTCGTAACAGAGGCAACACCTTTTCATCCGGTAAGTCACATTTGGCCAGATCACCCCGCAGATAAAGGCGTTATTCAGGTAAACGGAGAAACGGTTGAGGTGATCGACTGTCAGGTTGGAGCTGTGGAGCAAGCTACCAATATACTGTATGTCGGAACGACAATTCCTGTAAAACGGGATACAGAAGGTTGGGCGTTTGTTGTAGTGCATGTATTACCAAGAACAGAATCTCTGAAGTCTGGAACTACGGTCACCTTGCAAGTCGACAAAACCTATCAGCTTGCACTGAGCCGCGGCCATAGTGCAGGGCATTTGGCCTACTTAGCCCTAAATAAAGTTCTGGCCGAAGCGTATTGGCGTAAAGATGCCGATCGCAAAGACCCTCATGGCAACTATGACTTCAACAGCTATGCTCAGGAGAGTAGTTTTGTGACGCCTGATAAATGTCTGGATACCTACCGTTTAGGTAAAACACTCCGTAAAAGAGGTTTAAACAGCGCAGATATGTTGTCTGACCTTGTTGAGATAGAACATAAGGTAAATGCTCAGTTAGAAGAATGGTTGCTGCGTGATGAGGCGATCATTATCGAGTGCCAAGGCGAAAGTCTTACCGATTCCCGTTATTGGAAATGTGATTTAGGGGAGGGCGACATTGCGGTTATCCCTTGTGGCGGAACGCATGCGAACCGCTTAGGTGAGTTCGAATCTATACTGGTATCATTTATCGAGCAAGGCCCTCAGATTATTGAAATGCACACCGAAGTAAAACCTAATACAGGAAGTTAG
- a CDS encoding zinc ribbon domain-containing protein produces the protein MQQNICPTCNVELEWTGQYHCNQCDSDFRKVGFCPDCDAELEKLQACGAANYFCNTCNELKSKSRVRFEFQKIS, from the coding sequence ATGCAACAGAACATCTGTCCGACTTGTAACGTCGAATTAGAGTGGACGGGTCAGTATCACTGTAATCAGTGCGACTCGGATTTCAGAAAGGTAGGGTTTTGTCCTGATTGCGATGCTGAGCTAGAAAAACTTCAGGCTTGTGGAGCCGCGAATTACTTCTGCAATACCTGCAATGAACTCAAATCAAAATCCAGGGTTCGGTTTGAGTTTCAAAAGATCAGTTAA
- the xseA gene encoding exodeoxyribonuclease VII large subunit: protein MLSQTNQNIFTVSRLNAEVRLLLENEMGVVWLIGEISNFSAPVSGHWYLTLKDSRAQVKCAMFRGNNRRVTFKPANGNQVLVKARLSLYEPRGDYQLIIESMQPEGDGRLQQEFEELKMKLAAEGLFAQTNKLTLPEHPKCVGVITSKTGAALYDILDVLKRRDPSLPVVIYPTMVQGEDAAIQIAQAIGRANSRNECDVLIVGRGGGSLEDLWCFNNEILARTIVASQIPIISAVGHEVDVTIADFVADVRAPTPSAAAELVSRDNSHKDQALITRQHKLASAMRYYLATQRQQSTKLLHRLERQHPNYQLQRQSQQLDELDTRLRRAMQRFIDTRQQAVERKHYRLQLNSPVKQLAEQKSKLERAEQKLMDAMDRKLLTMRHQLAIAAEKLDTVSPLATLKRGYSITQTEQGKVITQAEEVKTGDLLVTRLADGEIRSTVN from the coding sequence GTGCTCTCCCAGACCAATCAAAACATTTTCACTGTTTCCCGTCTTAATGCAGAAGTCCGTCTGTTGTTGGAAAATGAAATGGGTGTCGTCTGGCTTATCGGAGAGATCTCCAATTTCTCAGCTCCGGTCTCGGGACACTGGTACCTCACTCTTAAAGATTCCCGTGCTCAAGTTAAATGTGCCATGTTCCGTGGTAACAATCGTCGCGTCACTTTCAAACCTGCCAACGGTAATCAAGTTTTAGTCAAAGCCCGCCTGTCTCTGTATGAGCCACGAGGTGACTACCAGCTTATTATCGAGAGTATGCAGCCGGAAGGTGATGGTCGTCTACAGCAAGAGTTCGAAGAGCTCAAGATGAAGCTGGCCGCAGAAGGTTTGTTTGCCCAGACAAACAAGCTCACCTTGCCTGAGCACCCGAAATGCGTTGGTGTCATCACTTCCAAAACCGGAGCCGCACTTTACGATATTCTTGATGTGTTAAAACGTCGTGATCCTTCGCTTCCGGTTGTGATATACCCAACCATGGTTCAGGGAGAAGATGCTGCCATACAGATTGCTCAGGCGATCGGCCGTGCTAACAGCCGCAATGAATGTGATGTATTGATTGTCGGTCGTGGCGGTGGCTCTTTAGAGGACTTATGGTGCTTTAATAATGAGATACTTGCACGTACGATCGTGGCTAGCCAGATTCCGATCATCAGTGCTGTTGGACACGAAGTCGATGTGACCATTGCCGACTTTGTTGCTGATGTACGGGCTCCAACACCTTCGGCAGCCGCTGAACTGGTAAGCCGTGACAACAGCCATAAAGACCAGGCTCTCATTACCCGCCAGCATAAGCTAGCCAGCGCAATGCGTTACTACTTAGCGACACAAAGGCAACAAAGCACAAAACTGCTCCACCGTTTAGAACGTCAGCATCCAAACTATCAGCTACAACGTCAGTCTCAGCAACTCGACGAGCTGGATACACGTCTGCGAAGAGCAATGCAGCGATTTATTGATACCCGCCAACAAGCGGTTGAGCGCAAACATTATCGTCTGCAGTTAAACTCTCCTGTAAAGCAATTAGCTGAGCAGAAATCGAAGTTAGAACGTGCAGAACAAAAGCTAATGGATGCGATGGATCGTAAGTTACTAACCATGCGTCACCAACTGGCTATTGCCGCAGAAAAGCTAGATACGGTCAGCCCTCTTGCCACCTTGAAGCGTGGCTATTCGATCACCCAGACTGAGCAAGGCAAAGTGATTACTCAGGCTGAAGAGGTGAAAACGGGCGACCTGTTAGTCACCCGTTTAGCCGATGGCGAGATTCGTTCTACTGTTAACTGA
- the guaB gene encoding IMP dehydrogenase — protein MLRIAKEALTFDDVLLVPAHSTVLPNTADLRTQLTKNIALNIPMISASMDTVTEARLAIALAQEGGIGFIHKNMSIEQQAAEVRKVKKFEAGVVTDPVTVNPDETIADVVALTEKHGFAGFPVVTEHNELVGIITGRDVRFVTDLSKKVSSVMTPKESLAAVKEGATRAEVQEKMHEARVEKVLVVNDDFKLTGMITAKDFHKAERKPNACKDERGRLRVGAAVGAGAGNEERVAALVEAGVDVLLIDSSHGHSEGVLNRIRETRAAYPDLDIIGGNVATGAGAKALIEAGVSAVKVGIGPGSICTTRIVTGVGVPQITAIADAAEVANEYGIPVIADGGIRFSGDICKAIVAGASCVMVGSMFAGTEEAPGEVILYNGRSYKAYRGMGSLGAMSQGSSDRYFQSDNAADKLVPEGIEGRIAYKGRLKEIVHQQMGGLRSSMGLTGSATIEDMRTKAEFVRISGAGMQESHVHDVQITKEAPNYRLGN, from the coding sequence ATGCTAAGAATTGCCAAAGAAGCGCTGACATTCGACGACGTACTGCTAGTGCCAGCACACTCCACCGTTCTCCCAAACACAGCTGATCTTCGCACTCAGCTGACGAAAAATATTGCTCTGAATATTCCGATGATTTCTGCGTCTATGGATACAGTGACGGAAGCTCGTTTAGCTATCGCACTTGCGCAGGAAGGCGGTATTGGCTTTATCCACAAGAACATGTCTATTGAGCAGCAAGCCGCTGAAGTTCGTAAAGTTAAAAAGTTCGAAGCGGGTGTGGTAACAGATCCTGTAACAGTAAACCCTGACGAAACGATTGCTGATGTAGTTGCACTGACTGAAAAGCACGGCTTCGCTGGTTTCCCTGTAGTAACTGAGCACAACGAACTGGTTGGTATCATCACTGGTCGTGACGTTCGTTTCGTTACAGACCTTTCTAAGAAAGTATCTTCAGTAATGACGCCAAAAGAAAGCCTGGCAGCAGTGAAAGAAGGTGCAACTCGCGCAGAAGTTCAAGAGAAAATGCATGAAGCTCGCGTAGAGAAAGTGCTGGTTGTGAATGATGATTTCAAACTTACCGGTATGATCACAGCGAAAGACTTCCACAAAGCTGAGCGTAAGCCTAACGCATGTAAAGATGAGCGTGGCCGTCTGCGTGTAGGTGCTGCAGTTGGTGCTGGTGCAGGTAACGAAGAACGCGTTGCAGCATTAGTTGAAGCGGGCGTTGATGTATTACTTATTGACTCTTCACACGGTCACTCTGAAGGTGTTCTGAATCGTATTCGCGAAACTCGCGCAGCATACCCAGATCTCGACATCATCGGTGGTAACGTAGCAACTGGTGCCGGCGCTAAAGCACTTATTGAAGCGGGCGTAAGCGCAGTAAAAGTTGGTATCGGCCCAGGCTCTATTTGTACGACTCGTATTGTAACCGGTGTGGGTGTTCCTCAAATCACAGCAATCGCAGATGCGGCTGAAGTTGCGAACGAATACGGCATTCCTGTAATTGCTGACGGCGGTATCCGTTTCTCTGGCGATATCTGTAAAGCAATCGTAGCTGGCGCATCATGTGTGATGGTTGGTTCTATGTTTGCAGGTACTGAAGAAGCTCCGGGTGAAGTGATTCTTTACAACGGACGTTCATACAAAGCTTACCGCGGCATGGGTTCTCTGGGCGCAATGTCTCAAGGTTCTTCTGACCGTTACTTCCAGTCTGATAATGCAGCAGACAAGCTTGTTCCTGAAGGTATCGAAGGTCGTATCGCATACAAAGGCCGCCTAAAAGAGATCGTACACCAACAAATGGGTGGTCTACGTTCAAGCATGGGTCTGACAGGTTCTGCAACTATCGAAGATATGCGTACTAAAGCTGAATTTGTACGTATTTCTGGCGCAGGTATGCAAGAGTCTCACGTACACGATGTTCAGATCACTAAGGAAGCACCAAACTACCGTCTAGGTAACTAA